A DNA window from Brassica napus cultivar Da-Ae chromosome C1, Da-Ae, whole genome shotgun sequence contains the following coding sequences:
- the LOC106373489 gene encoding high-affinity nitrate transporter 3.1-like, with product MTKVEGIVNAEVRSGGYGGSAGSGEGGDHQRNNRSQRYNADQYLNYCILVLDAGIDKLSITWKLSSTAKKQANFTTIKVNLCYAPVSQVDRPWRRTENELFKDKTCPHKIITRAYNKSSQSFKYTLDCDILTGTYFVHTYAVDAKDYEVPFGQSTNEAKTTNLFSVQAISGRHKSLDIASVCFSVFSVLAMLVFFVNEKRKAKLEQSK from the exons ATGACAAAGGTGGAAGGGATAGTAAATGCTGAAGTTAGATCTGGTGGATATGGTGGGTCTGCCGGTTCCGGTGAGGGCGGTGATCATCAGAGGAACAACCGAAGTCAAAG ATACAAC GCTGatcaatatttaaattattgtattttagttttggatGCCGGAATTGACAAGTTGAGCATTACATGGAAGCTAAGCTCCACAGCTAAAAAGCAGGCTAATTTTACGACCATCAAAGTAAATCTATGCTACGCTCCGGTCAGCCAAGTTGACAGACCATGGCGCAGGACCGAAAATGAACTTTTCAAAGACAAGACCTGCCCACACAAGATCATCACCAGGGCCTATAATAAATCATCTCAATCATTTAAATATACCCTCGACTGCGACATCCTCACCGGGACCTACTTCGTTCATACCTACGCAGTTGATGCCAAAGACTATGAAGTTCCCTTTGGACAAAGCACGAACGAGGCCAAGACAACTAATCTTTTCAGCGTTCAGGCTATCAGTGGTCGCCACAAGAGCCTCGATATTGCCTCCGTCTGCTTCAGCGTCTTCTCCGTCCTAGCTATGCTCGTCTTCTTCGTCAACGAGAAGAGGAAGGCCAAGTTAGAGCAAAGCAAATGA